A DNA window from Mucilaginibacter xinganensis contains the following coding sequences:
- a CDS encoding DsbA family oxidoreductase, with translation MKVEIWSDVMCPFCYIGKRRFEDALQDFEHKDEVEIEWKSFQLNPDLETDPSININQYLSDKKGWTLDHAEQMNTRVTQMAAEAGLTYHLDKAVVANSFKAHRFSHLAKKHGLGIEAEEQLFKAYFTDSKNIDNNETLIALGEQIGLDKAEVKQVLESEEFAEDVNHDIDKAQYLGIQGVPFFVLNNKYAVSGAQAVPVFEQTLQKAFEDWQLESAKPKLEVIDGDACGPDGNC, from the coding sequence ATGAAAGTTGAAATATGGAGTGACGTAATGTGCCCATTTTGTTATATAGGTAAACGCAGGTTTGAAGATGCTTTACAGGATTTTGAGCATAAAGACGAGGTGGAAATAGAGTGGAAAAGTTTCCAGCTTAATCCGGACCTGGAAACTGATCCATCAATTAACATTAATCAATATCTCTCTGACAAAAAAGGCTGGACCTTAGATCATGCTGAACAAATGAATACGCGCGTAACCCAGATGGCAGCAGAAGCCGGTTTAACTTACCACCTGGATAAAGCTGTGGTAGCTAACAGCTTTAAAGCACACCGGTTTAGTCACCTGGCAAAAAAGCATGGACTAGGCATTGAAGCAGAAGAACAATTGTTTAAGGCCTATTTTACCGACAGCAAAAACATTGACAATAATGAAACACTGATTGCGTTAGGGGAACAAATAGGCCTTGATAAGGCAGAAGTAAAGCAGGTGTTGGAAAGTGAAGAATTTGCAGAAGACGTTAACCACGATATTGATAAGGCGCAATACCTGGGCATACAAGGCGTGCCATTTTTTGTGCTGAATAATAAATATGCGGTATCAGGCGCACAGGCAGTTCCTGTTTTTGAGCAAACTTTACAAAAAGCATTCGAGGACTGGCAATTGGAATCCGCCAAACCTAAACTTGAAGTTATTGATGGAGATGCCTGCGGCCCGGATGGTAATTGCTGA
- the budA gene encoding acetolactate decarboxylase, producing MRSLIKYFLLSILFSFITNLSATAQKNTHNLFSAGYASAFIGGLYDAWYPYKSLHLHGDFGLGAPAMLDGELIMLNGKLYKTQYTGKTSRLSDTEKTPYAIVCFFKANRVYKPNRQLSKAELYKYLDSVLINQNGIYAVHINGDFKYIKTRAFPPVVQKPYLPLAAMLDRQHFFEFNTIKGDLVGYKLPVFMEGAHISGYHFHFLSDDKAAGGHIIDLIANDITIEVDTLSSYTMELPQTPDFNNFDFRKDRKEEIKSVENGKKQ from the coding sequence ATGAGATCACTAATTAAATATTTCCTGCTAAGCATCCTGTTCAGCTTTATTACAAACTTGAGTGCTACTGCTCAAAAGAACACGCATAACCTGTTCAGTGCGGGGTATGCTTCTGCCTTTATAGGGGGCTTGTATGATGCGTGGTACCCCTACAAAAGCCTGCACCTGCACGGCGATTTTGGGCTGGGTGCTCCGGCCATGCTCGACGGCGAATTAATAATGCTGAACGGTAAGCTTTATAAAACACAATATACCGGTAAAACCAGCCGATTAAGCGATACTGAAAAGACGCCCTATGCAATTGTTTGCTTTTTTAAAGCCAATAGAGTGTATAAACCAAACCGCCAACTAAGTAAGGCTGAACTTTATAAATACCTGGATAGCGTGTTAATCAATCAGAATGGTATTTATGCCGTCCACATCAACGGTGATTTTAAATATATAAAAACCAGGGCATTTCCGCCGGTAGTGCAGAAGCCCTATTTGCCGTTAGCTGCTATGCTTGACCGGCAGCATTTTTTTGAATTCAACACAATAAAAGGTGATTTGGTTGGCTACAAACTGCCGGTGTTTATGGAGGGCGCGCATATCAGCGGTTACCATTTTCATTTTTTGTCGGACGACAAAGCGGCAGGCGGGCATATCATTGATCTCATAGCTAATGATATTACCATTGAAGTGGATACTTTGAGTAGTTATACCATGGAACTGCCTCAAACGCCAGACTTTAATAATTTTGATTTCAGGAAAGATCGGAAGGAAGAGATAAAAAGTGTCGAGAACGGTAAGAAGCAATAG
- a CDS encoding fatty acid desaturase: protein MIKRTDFVYSQESEPHRIRTKKILKEFPHLRKLIGKNPSTIFAIIGLVGFQVVLAWLLRDQSWWLVFGGAYLLGAFADHALFVMIHECTHKLLFKNSNANRWASMFANLPQILPSAISFEKYHIKHHSFQGVHELDADLPNRWEAKLISNSFFGKALWLLFFPIFQIFRLSRLREIHPIDGWIVTNFVLQAIFTTAIWYFMGWHALAFLLLSFSFSVGLHPLGARWIQEHYLTHTIEQETYSYYGPLNTVAFNVGFHNEHHDFPSIPWNKLPEIRKTAPEYYDTLYYHTSWTKLFFTFLFDREISLFNRILRKDRGRVALTDVSKPDAEMAIKTEEPAAVL from the coding sequence ATGATTAAAAGAACCGATTTTGTTTATTCGCAAGAGTCTGAACCACACCGGATAAGGACTAAAAAAATTTTAAAAGAGTTCCCTCACCTCAGAAAGTTAATCGGAAAAAATCCCTCGACCATATTTGCCATTATTGGCCTTGTTGGTTTCCAGGTGGTTTTGGCATGGTTGCTGCGCGACCAATCCTGGTGGCTGGTATTTGGCGGAGCTTATTTATTAGGCGCGTTTGCTGACCACGCTTTGTTTGTAATGATTCATGAATGTACGCATAAGTTGTTGTTTAAAAACAGCAATGCAAATCGCTGGGCATCCATGTTTGCCAACTTACCGCAGATTTTGCCAAGTGCAATTTCGTTTGAAAAATATCACATTAAGCACCACTCTTTCCAGGGGGTGCATGAACTTGATGCCGATTTACCAAATCGTTGGGAAGCAAAGCTGATCAGTAATTCATTTTTCGGCAAGGCTTTATGGTTGCTGTTTTTCCCTATTTTCCAGATCTTTCGTTTATCAAGGCTACGCGAAATCCACCCGATTGATGGCTGGATAGTTACCAACTTTGTTTTACAGGCTATATTTACTACCGCAATATGGTACTTTATGGGATGGCATGCATTAGCTTTTTTATTGCTGAGCTTCTCCTTCTCTGTTGGCTTACACCCGCTTGGTGCCCGCTGGATTCAGGAACATTATTTAACACATACCATTGAGCAGGAAACTTATAGCTATTACGGACCATTGAACACAGTGGCCTTTAATGTGGGTTTCCATAATGAACACCATGATTTTCCTTCTATTCCATGGAACAAACTTCCTGAGATCAGGAAAACCGCTCCGGAATATTATGATACTTTATATTATCACACTTCGTGGACCAAGTTATTTTTCACTTTTTTGTTTGACAGGGAGATCTCTCTTTTCAACAGGATCCTGAGAAAAGACCGCGGTCGCGTTGCGCTTACCGATGTATCAAAACCTGATGCTGAAATGGCAATAAAGACGGAAGAACCGGCCGCTGTTTTATAG
- a CDS encoding YncE family protein, translated as MKKTFYTLLVSCLACVSLQAQTYVLDKTISLPGSGGYDYLSIDKINHRLYVSHGTTVNVIDLQTEKPVGVIEGMKGVHGIAIDNKANRGFISDGQANAVIAFDLKTLKTIATIPVNAKGPDAIIYDPFSDRVFSFNGESNNSSVVDPNTLKQVGTVELGGGPEFAVADGKGLIYNNLEDKSSLNIIDSKMLKVIKNYPLAPCGGPTGLALDPANHRLFTVCRENKGMSVVDANSGKVITTLPIGAGVDAVAYDAETKLIFCSCGDGTTTIIKQKSANEYSVVQTLKTPVRARTLILDERTHKIYLSVAEFEPGTRKALPNTFKVVIYKQP; from the coding sequence ATGAAGAAGACCTTTTATACGCTGCTGGTAAGCTGTTTGGCTTGCGTTTCGCTGCAAGCGCAAACCTATGTTTTAGATAAAACCATCTCACTTCCGGGCAGTGGTGGCTATGACTATCTTTCTATTGATAAGATCAACCATCGCTTGTATGTTTCGCATGGAACAACTGTAAACGTAATCGATCTGCAAACGGAAAAACCTGTTGGAGTTATTGAAGGAATGAAAGGCGTGCACGGCATTGCTATAGACAACAAGGCAAACCGGGGCTTTATTAGCGACGGCCAGGCGAACGCTGTTATTGCGTTTGATCTTAAAACGTTAAAAACAATTGCAACCATCCCGGTTAATGCAAAAGGACCTGACGCCATTATATATGATCCGTTTTCTGACCGGGTTTTCAGTTTCAATGGTGAGAGTAATAACTCATCGGTTGTTGATCCCAATACCCTGAAACAAGTAGGAACAGTAGAATTGGGCGGCGGCCCCGAATTTGCTGTGGCCGACGGTAAAGGATTAATTTACAACAATCTTGAAGATAAAAGCAGCCTGAATATTATTGACAGTAAAATGCTGAAGGTTATTAAAAACTATCCGTTAGCGCCTTGCGGAGGGCCTACGGGCCTGGCACTTGACCCGGCTAACCACCGCTTGTTTACCGTTTGCCGCGAAAACAAGGGAATGAGTGTGGTGGACGCTAACAGCGGCAAGGTTATTACCACACTGCCCATTGGTGCCGGTGTTGATGCCGTTGCTTACGACGCTGAAACTAAATTAATATTTTGCTCATGCGGCGATGGGACTACCACAATTATCAAACAAAAATCGGCTAACGAATATAGCGTGGTACAAACCCTTAAAACGCCTGTTCGTGCCCGTACATTAATATTGGATGAGAGAACCCACAAAATATATTTGAGTGTTGCTGAATTTGAACCAGGTACCCGCAAAGCACTGCCAAATACGTTCAAAGTTGTAATATATAAACAACCATAA
- a CDS encoding efflux RND transporter permease subunit: MTPIKDTFISQRKPISLVLAIIILGGLFAYTKLQTSLFPEITFPKIKVIADEGLQPVNKMMVTVTKPLENAIKQVPDLKTVRSTTSRGSCEISAYMAWDADIDLSMQKIQTSIDQIKNDLPADVNITVQKMNPSILPVSGYTLESNSRSPIELRQIATYTVKPFLSQVDGVSEIRVIGGKAKEYWLTLNKQKMSSLGLTPDIISTTLSTTNFVKSEGYLSDYKRMYLTVTDATINAKDQLENLVISNNRKRVVRLKDFAEIAIQEGIEYTRVNANGRNGVLIAVIKQPNANLVSLSADMESKVAELQKLLPKDVAIKPYYVQADFVKDSIKSVTDSLWIGLLLAIIVAVIFLRSIKASAVILITIPVTLCLSLAVIYGVGYTLNIMTLGAIAAALGLIIDDAIVVVEQIHRTHEEHPREHPLKLIKTAIDYLFPAMLGSSISTIVIFIPFLLMTGVAGAYFHVLTNTMIITLICSFFVTWIGLPVIYILLSKHKHNEAAQQKQEEVHHVKKQAWVKWFILRPYVSLLIIAGAVAALVFVPPLLETGFLPEMDEGSIVFDYRSPPGTSLDETDRMLREVEKIITKQPEVAAYSRRTGTEMGFFITEPNKGDYLIQLKKKRDKSTEEVISDLRQKVAANQPALQIDFGQVIGDMLGDLMTSVQPIEIKVFGDDPIKLQSLSKQIAGAVADVKGTADVNDGVIIAGPSVSIDPYYGKLAQYNITPASLQFQLQTALEGNIIGNMLEREQLSPIRMVYPGNRGLNVTGIQDQTIFVPSGKLINISELASVKLNPGDAEINRENLQSMGVISARLEGSDLGSVVPAIQKQVAAISLPAGYHVEYGGAYAEQQQSFKELLIILITSSLLVFAVILFLFKQFRIAILILIVAVLGIAGSMLALFITKTPLNVGSYTGLIMIVGIIGENAIFTFLQFKQRALENLDKGVENGIDEAVVYSISTRLRPKLMTAIGAIIALMPLALGIGAGAQLHQPLAIAVIGGFVVALPLLLIVLPSAMRILYKHGQFHENTKDLNGQ; the protein is encoded by the coding sequence ATGACCCCGATTAAAGATACATTTATATCGCAGCGGAAACCTATAAGCCTGGTTTTGGCCATTATTATTTTAGGCGGCTTATTTGCCTATACCAAGCTGCAGACCTCGCTGTTTCCTGAAATTACCTTTCCTAAAATAAAAGTAATTGCCGATGAGGGCCTGCAACCGGTAAACAAAATGATGGTTACGGTAACCAAGCCATTGGAGAATGCAATTAAGCAGGTACCCGATCTTAAAACCGTACGAAGCACCACCAGCCGTGGCAGCTGCGAGATTTCGGCTTACATGGCATGGGATGCTGATATAGATCTGAGCATGCAGAAGATTCAAACCAGCATTGACCAGATTAAAAACGATTTACCCGCAGATGTAAACATAACGGTTCAGAAAATGAACCCTTCTATATTGCCTGTGAGCGGTTACACGCTCGAAAGCAACAGCCGCTCACCGATTGAACTGCGCCAAATTGCCACCTACACCGTTAAACCTTTTTTATCGCAGGTTGACGGGGTTTCAGAGATCAGGGTAATTGGCGGCAAGGCAAAGGAATACTGGCTAACGCTTAACAAGCAAAAAATGAGTTCGCTGGGCTTAACGCCGGATATTATCAGCACTACGCTGAGTACCACAAACTTTGTTAAATCTGAGGGTTACCTGTCTGACTACAAACGAATGTACCTGACCGTAACCGATGCTACCATTAACGCAAAGGATCAACTGGAAAACCTGGTGATCAGCAATAACCGCAAACGGGTAGTAAGGCTAAAAGATTTTGCTGAGATAGCTATCCAGGAAGGAATTGAATATACCCGTGTTAATGCCAATGGGCGCAACGGCGTTTTAATAGCAGTTATTAAACAGCCAAATGCAAACCTGGTGTCATTATCTGCCGATATGGAAAGCAAGGTAGCCGAACTGCAAAAACTGCTGCCAAAAGATGTAGCGATAAAACCATACTACGTGCAGGCTGACTTTGTAAAGGATTCCATCAAAAGCGTAACTGATAGTTTATGGATCGGCTTGCTGCTGGCCATAATTGTAGCAGTAATATTTTTACGGTCGATAAAGGCAAGTGCGGTGATCCTGATCACTATCCCGGTAACGCTTTGCCTTAGCCTCGCTGTAATTTATGGTGTTGGATATACCCTTAATATCATGACATTGGGCGCTATTGCTGCTGCACTGGGCTTAATAATTGATGATGCCATTGTAGTAGTAGAACAGATCCACCGTACGCACGAGGAGCATCCACGAGAGCACCCGCTAAAACTTATAAAAACAGCCATTGATTATTTGTTCCCTGCTATGCTGGGCTCATCTATCAGCACCATTGTAATATTTATACCCTTTTTACTGATGACAGGCGTTGCCGGAGCCTATTTCCATGTGCTTACCAACACCATGATCATTACCCTGATCTGTTCTTTTTTTGTTACCTGGATAGGTCTGCCGGTTATCTACATACTCTTGAGCAAGCATAAACATAACGAAGCGGCACAACAGAAGCAGGAAGAAGTCCATCACGTAAAAAAACAAGCCTGGGTTAAATGGTTTATCTTAAGGCCTTATGTAAGCCTGCTGATAATTGCAGGGGCCGTAGCGGCGTTGGTATTTGTTCCGCCCCTTTTGGAGACCGGATTTTTGCCCGAGATGGATGAAGGGAGTATTGTATTTGATTATCGCTCACCACCGGGAACTTCGCTGGATGAAACAGACAGGATGCTGCGCGAAGTGGAAAAAATCATCACCAAACAACCTGAAGTGGCCGCCTATTCGCGCCGCACAGGTACCGAAATGGGCTTTTTTATCACCGAGCCTAACAAGGGCGACTACCTGATACAACTCAAAAAGAAAAGAGATAAAAGCACAGAAGAGGTTATAAGTGATCTGCGGCAAAAAGTTGCCGCTAACCAGCCGGCTTTACAAATTGACTTTGGACAGGTAATTGGCGATATGCTTGGCGACCTGATGACATCAGTACAGCCAATTGAAATAAAAGTATTTGGCGACGACCCGATAAAACTACAAAGCCTCTCCAAACAAATTGCAGGCGCAGTTGCTGATGTAAAAGGCACAGCCGATGTTAACGATGGTGTGATCATAGCAGGGCCATCGGTAAGCATAGATCCTTATTATGGCAAACTGGCGCAGTACAACATTACCCCTGCCAGCCTGCAGTTTCAGTTGCAAACCGCATTGGAAGGCAACATTATTGGGAACATGCTGGAGCGCGAACAGCTTTCGCCCATAAGGATGGTTTACCCCGGCAACCGGGGGCTGAATGTTACGGGCATCCAGGATCAAACCATATTTGTACCCAGCGGCAAACTGATCAATATCAGCGAGCTGGCATCGGTCAAGCTGAATCCAGGTGATGCCGAAATAAACCGGGAAAACCTGCAGTCCATGGGGGTTATCAGCGCCCGGCTGGAAGGAAGCGACCTGGGCAGCGTGGTCCCCGCAATTCAAAAGCAGGTAGCCGCAATAAGCCTGCCTGCCGGGTACCACGTGGAGTATGGCGGTGCCTATGCGGAGCAGCAACAATCGTTTAAAGAATTGCTGATCATCCTTATCACTTCAAGCTTACTGGTTTTTGCAGTCATCCTCTTCCTGTTTAAACAATTCAGGATAGCTATTTTAATACTGATAGTAGCTGTTTTAGGTATTGCAGGCAGTATGCTGGCATTATTTATTACAAAAACACCGCTTAATGTGGGCAGCTACACCGGATTGATCATGATAGTGGGTATTATAGGTGAAAATGCCATATTTACGTTTTTACAGTTTAAACAACGCGCGCTTGAAAATCTGGATAAAGGGGTTGAAAATGGCATTGACGAGGCTGTGGTCTATTCAATTTCCACCAGGTTAAGGCCTAAATTGATGACGGCCATAGGGGCAATTATTGCACTTATGCCGCTTGCTTTGGGCATTGGGGCAGGCGCACAGCTGCACCAGCCATTGGCTATTGCAGTAATAGGCGGTTTTGTAGTGGCCCTGCCTTTATTACTGATCGTATTGCCGAGTGCTATGCGGATTCTTTACAAGCATGGCCAGTTTCATGAAAACACAAAGGATTTAAACGGACAGTAA
- a CDS encoding efflux RND transporter periplasmic adaptor subunit yields the protein MKTFTFKYPLLKQIGFLLSLSVLLFSCHSKDAADEDAKVVSKTPVTVTAVYDSTLTDYIELNATSTILQKNFVKSNANGYVVLANTQLGQNVSKGQLLFTVKTKEAQAIGNSINVLDTTFKFSGVNKIKAAAPGYISQLSHQKGDYVADGEPLAVISDRSSFVFLMQLPYELRQFVKMGQNVDLTLPGGTKIGATVSSFMPTVDTVAQTQGVVLRINSNQQIPENLVARARIIKSTKTNTVSLPKSAILANETQTEFWIMKLLNDSTAVKIPVKEGIKSGDRIEIVSPAFTKQDRIVVTGNYGLPDTAKVKIIKP from the coding sequence ATGAAAACATTCACTTTCAAATATCCCCTGCTAAAACAAATAGGTTTCTTGCTGAGCCTTTCCGTATTGCTTTTTTCCTGCCATAGCAAAGATGCAGCCGATGAAGACGCCAAGGTGGTATCAAAAACACCTGTTACGGTAACCGCTGTATATGATAGTACTTTAACGGACTATATTGAATTGAATGCCACGTCAACCATCCTCCAAAAAAACTTTGTAAAATCAAATGCCAACGGGTACGTGGTACTGGCAAACACACAACTTGGCCAAAATGTAAGCAAAGGTCAATTGCTTTTTACAGTTAAAACCAAAGAAGCCCAGGCTATTGGCAACAGTATTAACGTATTGGATACCACCTTCAAATTTTCGGGCGTTAACAAAATTAAAGCTGCTGCCCCTGGCTACATATCGCAGCTGAGCCATCAAAAAGGTGATTATGTAGCCGATGGAGAGCCTTTGGCTGTAATAAGCGATCGCAGTAGTTTTGTGTTTTTGATGCAGTTGCCCTACGAGTTAAGGCAATTCGTAAAAATGGGGCAAAATGTTGACCTTACCTTGCCCGGAGGGACAAAAATTGGCGCTACCGTAAGCTCGTTTATGCCAACTGTTGATACAGTTGCGCAAACCCAGGGCGTGGTATTAAGGATAAATAGCAACCAGCAGATTCCGGAGAACCTGGTAGCCAGGGCCCGGATAATAAAATCAACCAAAACAAATACGGTATCGCTGCCAAAATCGGCCATACTGGCTAATGAAACGCAAACGGAATTTTGGATTATGAAGCTGCTGAACGATTCAACCGCTGTGAAGATTCCTGTTAAAGAAGGCATCAAATCGGGCGACAGGATTGAGATCGTTTCGCCGGCCTTTACAAAACAGGACCGGATAGTGGTTACCGGCAATTATGGTTTACCTGATACGGCCAAAGTTAAAATCATTAAGCCATGA
- a CDS encoding TolC family protein — protein MKLLFSLFLCLFACSVTMGQTNTLNHFLETAKSNSPLLKDLRNQVASNQIDSLRLRAGLKPQINLNSGGLYSPVIAGYGYAGAITNEHTLNALVGVNQAIVGKKNIDAQLQAITLLSQSVGNTAKISEQDLKKAITAQYITAYGSLQQLKFNQEVIDLLNKEEDLLKKLTRNNVYRQSDYLTFLVTLKQQQLTLAQSRLQYKTDYTTLNYLAGIADTSLIELQEPVIERAILPDAGNSIFFRQYKLDSLKLVNSRQLVDFSYKPKANILADGGYNSDFMGQAYKNFGVSAGFSFTLPLYDGGQRKMQYHKLSLEEETRQNYKAFFDVQYRQQIAQLKQQIIENENLLKQIDDQLKYSESLIKVDTQLLQTGDLRVADLVLAVNNYLTVKNLRATTNITRLQLINQLNYWNR, from the coding sequence ATGAAGTTACTTTTTAGTCTTTTTTTATGTCTGTTTGCTTGTTCGGTTACCATGGGGCAAACCAACACGCTCAATCATTTTTTGGAAACCGCCAAAAGTAACAGTCCACTGTTAAAAGATCTGCGTAACCAGGTAGCATCTAATCAAATTGACAGCTTGCGTCTTCGCGCCGGTTTAAAGCCACAGATTAACTTAAACAGTGGAGGTCTGTATTCCCCGGTTATTGCCGGATATGGTTACGCAGGGGCTATAACCAACGAACATACCCTGAACGCGTTGGTTGGTGTAAACCAGGCTATCGTCGGTAAAAAAAATATAGATGCGCAACTACAGGCAATTACGCTACTGTCACAGTCTGTAGGCAATACTGCTAAAATATCCGAACAGGACTTGAAAAAGGCTATAACCGCGCAATACATTACCGCTTATGGCAGCCTGCAGCAATTAAAATTTAACCAGGAAGTTATTGACCTGCTTAATAAAGAGGAGGACCTGCTCAAAAAGCTCACCCGCAATAACGTGTACCGCCAAAGTGATTATCTTACTTTTTTGGTTACCCTGAAACAGCAACAGTTAACACTTGCGCAATCGCGACTGCAATATAAGACTGATTACACCACGCTGAACTACCTGGCGGGTATTGCTGATACCAGCCTGATAGAATTACAAGAGCCTGTTATTGAAAGGGCTATTTTACCTGACGCAGGCAACAGCATTTTTTTCAGGCAGTACAAGCTCGACAGTCTTAAACTGGTGAACAGCCGTCAGCTGGTTGATTTTAGCTACAAGCCCAAAGCTAATATTCTGGCCGACGGGGGTTACAACTCTGATTTTATGGGACAGGCTTACAAAAATTTTGGCGTTAGCGCCGGTTTTAGTTTTACCCTGCCGCTTTATGACGGCGGCCAGCGTAAAATGCAGTACCATAAATTATCACTAGAGGAAGAAACCCGGCAAAACTACAAGGCATTTTTTGATGTGCAGTACCGCCAGCAAATTGCGCAGCTTAAGCAACAGATTATTGAAAATGAAAACTTGCTGAAACAGATAGATGACCAGCTAAAGTATTCAGAAAGCCTGATAAAGGTTGATACCCAACTGCTGCAAACCGGCGATTTACGCGTTGCCGACCTGGTACTGGCCGTAAACAACTATCTTACCGTGAAAAATCTGCGGGCTACTACCAATATCACCCGGCTGCAACTCATCAATCAGTTAAATTACTGGAACCGATAA